In the Coleofasciculus chthonoplastes PCC 7420 genome, one interval contains:
- a CDS encoding tetratricopeptide repeat protein, whose protein sequence is MKLKPQLLRFLVRMPTTQTVRERKALLAYLGFERLSSKIKWDNSNNFVFFTELVELLTSEGKSELLSFLNNLVEIEWIGLEDQQKLRCLIADIGALDDQGWEYEFRGESNRQKSSSIPFILPQLDVSTFTGREQELQQLEDLLLQRQGSKLCSIVGLAGAGGIGKSALACHFATQYRGEFPDGVIGIQVNGKDVDTIAREFVRRIGAELDPEDERDAATIMQEMFVHRRMLLIFDNADQPKIKVLRPGGNRCAVIITTRDRNLPLSLDIPDQGTIDLPPLPEPDSWLLLQRILGEERVVAEEEAAREIIQLVGNLPLALQIVGAALRQKRRSLADYAASLREEKTRLTRLKVRGDEELNVIASLTLSVELLEPDEIDFFACLSVCAKEGFSRRTAMVVGNCQDEWTAQEYLDYLHQLSLLNYAEVGENRFVFHPLIRLFAQELAETRQLQEVAAERHGQFFIELVKSSEVTNRAIAAEIAEDLDDIILAAQWLQRQETADYSFADFLNLFFEEYAYWQQAIELMSGFQVLAERCQDWETVVIFCTRQAKYLSLQGELLKAEEVLKPIPEFLGRIEELKTRQHYQVKWLTRLGNVLQRQRRFNEAVDALQRGVDIAEALDDSESLRNVLDSLGRVLRQQGSLEQAEAILQRCYLLEEELGDQHSLSKIVNSLGLVFQKQGRFDEAIQAFQRRIEISQAIDDQRSLAIGLNCLGGVFQQQGRFDEAIQAFQQVVEISQAIDDQRSLAMGFNCLGGVFQQQGRFDEAIQAFQRVVEISQAIDDQRSLAIGLNCLGGVFQKQGRFDEAIQAFQRRIEISQAIDDQRSLAIGLNCLGGVFQQQRQFDEAIQAFQRQIEISQAIDDQRSLAMGFNCLGGVFQQQGRFDEAIQAFQRQIEISQAIDDQRSLAIGLNCLGGVFQQQGRFDEAIQAFQQVVEISQAIDDQRSLTMGLSSISRLLQEQGQIVEAIDTLYRIVAIEDNLGNQRGLAMTLSSLSGLLREQGRIAETLDALERITTIEEQLGNQNSLARTLNSLGMVLLDQGRFDEAADALQRSAEINKQLDDQHNWAIARTSQAVVLHQQGCFWLQQHRCLDEAEQVLRRSQAIFEELNDQHNLAMVLNSLGGVLKRQRRLDEAEDILRSSQAISEQLNDPQSLAMVLNSLGGVLERQHKWHDAEKILRRSYDLAHKLEDQRGQAIILNSLGQVLYKQGTEEKIELAFMYFRASVKLGEQLDDSSHLAKVHTAMGQAFLAKGDTEQAIIEFDKGFTIDEHLQNPRGLQIVTGELTYALTKLNRREEAIRYCQRALAVAPENQRLLHLSERLSSPSKPTAKPVFKQGSVKFIKYHEQGYHWGYIIPDDGSRDIYFREGYINSHCLSKLAKGTLVEVEVKQNAKGACAKNVRIISN, encoded by the coding sequence ATGAAACTCAAGCCCCAACTATTACGGTTTTTGGTGAGAATGCCAACCACTCAAACCGTGAGAGAACGTAAAGCACTCTTGGCTTACCTGGGGTTTGAACGCCTAAGCAGCAAAATTAAGTGGGACAATAGCAATAATTTTGTCTTTTTTACGGAACTCGTCGAACTGCTGACTTCGGAAGGAAAGAGTGAGTTGCTTTCATTTCTGAATAATCTGGTGGAAATTGAGTGGATTGGTCTAGAGGATCAACAAAAACTCAGGTGTTTAATTGCCGATATTGGCGCTTTGGATGATCAGGGATGGGAGTACGAGTTCCGAGGTGAATCTAATCGCCAAAAATCATCCTCCATTCCTTTCATCTTACCCCAGCTTGATGTCTCCACATTTACCGGGCGAGAGCAAGAATTGCAACAACTCGAAGATTTACTCCTCCAGCGCCAAGGGTCAAAACTGTGCAGCATTGTTGGGTTAGCGGGTGCGGGGGGAATTGGTAAATCAGCCCTCGCTTGTCACTTTGCTACCCAGTATCGCGGGGAGTTCCCCGATGGGGTGATTGGGATACAGGTGAATGGGAAGGATGTGGATACCATTGCGCGGGAGTTTGTTCGCCGGATTGGGGCGGAACTTGATCCGGAGGATGAGCGAGATGCTGCCACAATTATGCAGGAAATGTTTGTTCATCGGCGGATGTTGCTGATTTTTGATAATGCGGATCAGCCAAAGATTAAGGTATTACGTCCAGGTGGGAATCGATGTGCCGTAATTATTACAACCCGCGATCGCAATCTCCCTTTATCCTTGGATATCCCCGATCAAGGTACGATTGACCTTCCTCCCCTTCCGGAACCCGATTCCTGGCTTTTGCTACAGCGGATTTTGGGTGAAGAACGGGTGGTGGCGGAGGAGGAAGCAGCGAGGGAAATTATTCAGTTAGTCGGGAACTTACCCCTAGCGTTACAAATTGTCGGTGCAGCATTGCGGCAAAAACGGCGGAGTTTGGCAGATTATGCGGCATCATTACGGGAAGAAAAGACGCGATTAACTCGACTGAAAGTGCGAGGAGACGAGGAGTTAAATGTCATTGCCTCGTTAACCTTAAGTGTAGAGTTACTTGAGCCAGACGAGATTGACTTTTTTGCCTGTCTGAGTGTTTGTGCTAAAGAGGGGTTTTCCCGGCGCACAGCGATGGTAGTGGGGAATTGTCAGGACGAGTGGACAGCGCAAGAGTATCTGGATTATCTTCACCAACTTTCCCTGCTTAATTATGCGGAGGTGGGAGAAAATCGGTTTGTTTTTCACCCCCTGATTCGCTTATTTGCTCAGGAATTGGCAGAAACGCGCCAGTTACAAGAGGTGGCGGCGGAACGACACGGGCAGTTTTTTATCGAATTGGTGAAATCCAGTGAGGTCACTAATCGAGCGATCGCGGCTGAAATAGCAGAGGACTTAGACGACATTATTCTGGCAGCCCAGTGGTTACAGCGACAGGAAACAGCCGATTATTCATTTGCCGATTTCCTTAACTTATTTTTTGAAGAATATGCTTATTGGCAACAGGCTATTGAGCTGATGTCAGGATTTCAAGTATTGGCAGAACGTTGTCAAGACTGGGAAACTGTTGTCATTTTTTGTACGCGACAGGCAAAATATTTATCTTTACAAGGTGAATTGTTAAAAGCGGAGGAGGTGCTAAAGCCGATTCCAGAATTCCTTGGCCGAATTGAGGAATTAAAGACTCGTCAGCATTATCAGGTAAAATGGCTGACTCGGTTGGGTAATGTACTACAGCGCCAAAGACGGTTTAATGAGGCTGTGGATGCTCTGCAACGTGGTGTTGACATTGCTGAAGCATTGGATGATTCAGAAAGCTTACGAAATGTCCTAGATAGTTTAGGTCGGGTCTTACGACAGCAAGGATCTCTTGAACAAGCTGAAGCTATTCTCCAGCGTTGCTATCTTCTTGAAGAGGAATTGGGCGATCAACATAGTCTCAGCAAAATAGTCAATAGTCTAGGCTTAGTATTCCAAAAACAAGGACGGTTTGATGAAGCTATCCAAGCTTTCCAACGTCGGATTGAGATCAGCCAAGCTATCGATGACCAACGCTCATTGGCAATTGGACTTAACTGCTTGGGTGGAGTATTCCAGCAGCAAGGACGGTTTGATGAAGCCATCCAAGCTTTCCAACAGGTGGTTGAGATCAGTCAAGCTATCGATGACCAACGCTCATTGGCAATGGGATTTAACTGCTTAGGTGGAGTATTCCAGCAGCAAGGACGCTTCGATGAAGCTATCCAAGCTTTCCAACGGGTGGTTGAGATTAGCCAAGCTATCGATGACCAACGCTCATTAGCAATTGGACTTAACTGCTTAGGTGGAGTATTCCAAAAACAAGGACGGTTTGATGAAGCTATCCAAGCTTTCCAACGTCGGATTGAGATCAGCCAAGCTATCGATGACCAACGCTCATTGGCAATTGGACTTAACTGCTTGGGTGGAGTATTCCAGCAGCAAAGACAGTTCGATGAAGCTATCCAAGCTTTCCAACGTCAGATTGAAATCAGCCAAGCTATCGATGACCAACGCTCATTGGCAATGGGATTTAACTGCTTGGGTGGAGTATTCCAGCAGCAAGGACGGTTTGATGAAGCTATCCAAGCTTTCCAACGTCAGATTGAAATCAGCCAAGCTATCGATGACCAACGCTCATTGGCAATTGGACTTAACTGCTTAGGTGGAGTATTCCAGCAGCAAGGACGGTTTGATGAAGCCATCCAAGCTTTCCAACAGGTGGTTGAGATCAGTCAAGCTATCGATGACCAACGGAGTCTAACCATGGGACTTAGTAGTATCAGTAGATTACTACAAGAACAAGGTCAGATTGTAGAGGCTATCGATACTCTCTATCGTATTGTTGCTATTGAGGATAACTTAGGCAATCAACGTGGTTTGGCAATGACTCTGAGTAGTTTGAGTGGCTTACTACGAGAGCAAGGTCGGATTGCAGAGACTCTCGATGCTCTTGAGCGCATAACCACAATCGAGGAACAGCTAGGTAATCAAAATAGTTTGGCAAGAACACTTAACAGCTTAGGCATGGTTCTGCTTGATCAAGGTCGCTTTGATGAAGCAGCAGATGCTCTCCAACGTAGTGCTGAGATTAACAAACAACTTGATGATCAACACAACTGGGCGATCGCACGCACCAGTCAGGCGGTAGTATTACATCAGCAGGGGTGTTTCTGGTTACAGCAGCACAGGTGTTTAGACGAAGCGGAACAAGTTCTCAGGCGTAGTCAGGCTATCTTCGAGGAGTTGAATGACCAACATAATCTGGCGATGGTATTGAATAGTTTAGGTGGAGTGCTAAAGCGACAAAGGCGTCTTGATGAAGCGGAGGACATTCTCCGAAGCAGCCAAGCTATTTCAGAACAATTAAATGACCCCCAATCTTTAGCTATGGTATTAAACAGTTTAGGTGGAGTGCTAGAGCGACAACATAAATGGCATGATGCTGAGAAAATTCTTCGCCGCAGCTACGATTTAGCCCATAAACTGGAAGACCAACGCGGACAAGCCATTATTCTGAATAGTTTAGGTCAGGTACTCTACAAGCAGGGAACCGAAGAGAAAATCGAGTTAGCTTTCATGTATTTCCGAGCAAGTGTAAAACTGGGTGAACAACTAGACGACTCATCCCACCTCGCCAAAGTTCACACAGCCATGGGTCAAGCCTTTCTTGCCAAAGGTGATACAGAACAGGCAATTATCGAATTTGACAAAGGTTTCACCATTGATGAGCATTTGCAAAATCCTCGCGGACTCCAGATTGTAACAGGCGAATTGACTTATGCTCTCACTAAGCTAAACCGACGTGAGGAAGCCATCCGTTATTGTCAAAGAGCGCTAGCTGTTGCACCAGAAAACCAACGACTCCTGCATCTGTCTGAGCGACTCTCATCACCATCCAAACCAACCGCTAAACCTGTATTTAAACAAGGTTCAGTCAAATTTATCAAATACCACGAGCAAGGTTATCACTGGGGATATATTATCCCCGATGATGGCAGTAGGGATATTTATTTTCGCGAAGGGTATATCAATTCCCACTGTTTATCCAAGTTGGCAAAAGGCACACTTGTTGAAGTCGAAGTCAAGCAAAACGCCAAAGGAGCTTGTGCTAAAAATGTTAGGATAATCTCGAATTGA
- the gltD gene encoding glutamate synthase small subunit yields the protein MGKPTGFIEYLRELPSELQPDSRIGNWDEFHLPMPEEKLQTQAARCMDCGTPFCHTGTMLKGMASGCPINNLIPEWNDLIYRGRWREALDRLHKTNNFPEFTGRVCPAPCEGSCVLGIHNPPVTIKNIECSIIDKGWEEGWVEPEPPTKRTGKKVAIIGSGPAGLCAAAQLNKAGHWITVFEREDRPGGLLMYGIPNMKLDKKQVVQRRLDQLEQEGVKFICNTEVGKDFPTENLLKEFDAVVLCTGATKPRDLPIEGRDLKGIHFAMDFLTANTKALLDNSKNGNFISAEGKDVVIIGGGDTGTDCVGTSLRHGCKTLAQLEIMPQPPLERAPDNPWPEWPKIYRMDYGQEEAAAKFGADPRSYLTTATKFEGDEKGHVKAVHTVTIEWQKNEQGRFIPSPVPGTEKVIPAQLVLLAMGFLGPEQPLLDALGLERNARSNIKADYGKYATSIPGVFAAGDCRRGQSLVVWAFNEGRGAARECDRYLMGSTDLPG from the coding sequence ATGGGAAAACCAACTGGCTTTATCGAATATCTCCGCGAATTGCCCTCGGAACTGCAACCCGACAGTCGCATTGGCAACTGGGATGAGTTCCATCTGCCCATGCCAGAGGAAAAACTCCAAACTCAGGCGGCGCGGTGTATGGACTGCGGCACACCATTTTGCCATACCGGAACCATGCTCAAGGGTATGGCAAGCGGTTGCCCAATCAACAACCTGATTCCAGAGTGGAACGACCTGATTTATCGGGGTCGATGGCGCGAGGCACTCGATCGCCTGCACAAAACCAACAACTTCCCCGAATTCACCGGTCGCGTCTGTCCAGCGCCCTGTGAGGGGTCTTGTGTCCTGGGTATTCATAACCCCCCCGTGACCATCAAAAATATCGAATGTTCGATTATTGACAAAGGCTGGGAGGAAGGCTGGGTCGAACCCGAACCTCCAACCAAGCGCACCGGGAAAAAAGTCGCAATTATTGGGTCCGGACCGGCTGGACTCTGTGCGGCTGCCCAACTCAATAAAGCCGGTCATTGGATCACCGTATTTGAACGGGAAGATCGTCCTGGCGGCTTACTCATGTATGGCATCCCTAACATGAAACTGGACAAAAAGCAAGTCGTCCAGCGTCGCCTTGACCAGCTTGAACAAGAAGGGGTTAAATTTATCTGCAACACTGAGGTAGGTAAAGACTTCCCCACCGAGAATCTACTCAAAGAATTTGACGCGGTAGTCCTTTGTACTGGCGCAACCAAGCCACGGGATTTACCCATCGAAGGACGAGATTTAAAGGGTATCCACTTCGCCATGGATTTCCTGACTGCCAATACCAAGGCACTTTTAGATAACAGCAAAAACGGCAACTTTATCTCCGCTGAAGGCAAAGACGTGGTGATTATCGGCGGCGGTGACACAGGTACTGACTGCGTTGGTACTTCCCTGCGTCACGGGTGTAAGACTCTGGCGCAACTGGAAATCATGCCCCAGCCGCCCCTAGAACGCGCCCCCGACAACCCCTGGCCCGAGTGGCCCAAGATTTATCGCATGGATTACGGGCAGGAAGAAGCGGCGGCGAAGTTTGGCGCTGATCCCCGTTCATATCTCACCACCGCGACTAAGTTTGAGGGGGATGAGAAAGGACATGTAAAAGCGGTGCATACAGTGACAATCGAGTGGCAGAAAAATGAGCAAGGTCGATTTATTCCCAGTCCGGTTCCAGGTACGGAAAAAGTGATTCCCGCCCAACTTGTTCTGTTAGCCATGGGATTCCTAGGTCCCGAACAACCCCTGCTAGATGCCCTCGGTTTAGAACGCAATGCCCGGAGTAATATCAAAGCCGATTATGGGAAGTATGCCACCAGCATTCCCGGTGTCTTTGCCGCCGGAGACTGTCGCCGGGGTCAGAGTTTGGTGGTTTGGGCATTCAACGAAGGACGAGGTGCTGCCCGTGAGTGCGATCGCTACCTGATGGGGAGTACAGATTTGCCAGGTTAA
- a CDS encoding AAA-like domain-containing protein, translating into MDEGEVVPRVIGGEGGFCCSLSSDKSFEWLNPPLQFWLNLSRQLTYYFRVMEQQEFTNAFTKLTQRQKEVLQKFVAGKNDSEIAAALCISQGTVRKHIQNICHIFALNNDEDKGSSHRSKLITAIAHNLPNLIPGDTLAATNQPQVILSYHCGTDPDKSLATQLETALTAQGCQVFIANSSLRMATQGLQQIYAELNRCDRVVLLLSPLAASSEMVTEEVQWAKRRRDQHPEGKPDILAIRINCPWTLLNHDLRGYLQGVSQQEWRSPEDTPIVLNSVRDWLSSDQPTVTPEGNPKSATFPSPYSLTPNHPPQPVAEPELPRGQVELASAFYVERPGVEQRCYEAVAKPGSLIRIKAPRQMGKTSLMARILHRGTQLNYATVPLSFQLADSNVFTNLDRFLQWFCAVITLELELPDRLEKYWSKTFGSKVSCKSYFERYLLATIATPLVLGLDEVDRVFHYPELAADFLGLLRSWHEEAKNREIWRKLRLVVVHSTEAYIPMDINQSPFNVGLPIDLPEFAAEQVQDLAQRHGLAWESNQVEQLMAMVGGHPYLIRLALYAIARQEITLTQLLATAPTDAGLYGDHLRRLMWNLSQHPELATALKKVVTADSPIQLEPMQGFKLHSMGLVNLQGNEVTPRCDLYCQYFRLRLNRVHDS; encoded by the coding sequence ATGGATGAGGGTGAAGTGGTTCCCAGAGTTATCGGTGGGGAGGGCGGGTTTTGTTGTTCATTGAGTAGTGACAAGTCGTTTGAGTGGCTAAACCCGCCCCTACAATTTTGGCTAAACCTGTCCCGACAATTAACCTATTACTTCAGGGTAATGGAACAGCAAGAGTTCACCAACGCATTTACCAAACTTACCCAGCGACAAAAGGAAGTTTTACAGAAATTTGTCGCCGGGAAAAATGATAGTGAAATTGCGGCGGCACTCTGTATTTCTCAAGGAACGGTGCGAAAACATATCCAGAATATCTGTCATATATTTGCCCTAAACAATGACGAAGATAAAGGATCATCTCACCGTTCTAAGTTAATTACTGCCATTGCCCATAATTTACCCAATTTAATCCCAGGGGATACTCTGGCGGCGACCAATCAGCCTCAGGTTATCCTGAGTTATCATTGCGGCACTGATCCAGATAAAAGCCTTGCGACGCAATTAGAAACGGCGTTAACTGCCCAAGGGTGTCAGGTGTTCATTGCCAATAGTAGTCTCCGCATGGCAACTCAGGGATTGCAGCAAATTTATGCCGAATTAAACCGTTGCGATCGCGTGGTGTTATTATTATCGCCTCTGGCGGCATCGAGTGAGATGGTAACCGAAGAGGTGCAATGGGCAAAACGGCGGCGGGATCAACACCCGGAGGGGAAACCCGATATTTTGGCGATTCGGATTAATTGCCCCTGGACATTACTCAACCATGACTTACGCGGTTATCTTCAAGGTGTGTCCCAGCAAGAATGGCGATCGCCTGAAGATACACCGATTGTGTTAAACTCAGTTCGGGATTGGCTCTCTAGTGATCAACCAACCGTTACCCCAGAAGGCAATCCCAAATCCGCAACGTTTCCCAGTCCCTATTCCCTCACCCCCAATCATCCGCCTCAACCTGTTGCTGAACCGGAATTACCACGAGGACAAGTTGAGTTAGCCTCGGCGTTTTATGTGGAACGTCCAGGTGTTGAACAGCGTTGCTATGAAGCGGTGGCTAAACCCGGTTCCTTAATCCGAATTAAAGCGCCGCGACAAATGGGTAAAACGTCGTTAATGGCACGGATTTTACATCGGGGAACTCAGCTTAATTATGCCACTGTTCCGTTAAGTTTTCAATTAGCGGATAGTAACGTTTTTACGAATTTAGATCGCTTCTTGCAGTGGTTTTGTGCGGTGATTACCCTAGAACTGGAATTACCCGATCGCTTGGAGAAGTATTGGAGTAAAACTTTTGGCAGTAAAGTGAGTTGTAAGTCCTATTTTGAGCGGTATTTATTGGCAACGATTGCCACACCGTTGGTGTTAGGGTTAGATGAAGTGGATCGGGTATTTCATTATCCTGAACTCGCGGCAGATTTTTTGGGCTTGTTGCGATCGTGGCATGAAGAGGCGAAAAATCGAGAAATATGGCGTAAATTGCGATTAGTTGTGGTGCATTCGACGGAAGCCTATATTCCTATGGATATTAATCAGTCTCCATTTAATGTAGGATTACCGATTGATTTACCGGAATTTGCAGCCGAACAAGTTCAAGATTTAGCCCAGCGTCACGGATTAGCCTGGGAATCGAATCAGGTGGAACAATTAATGGCAATGGTTGGGGGTCATCCTTATTTAATCAGACTAGCGCTGTACGCGATCGCCCGTCAAGAAATTACGTTAACTCAACTGTTAGCGACAGCGCCAACCGATGCTGGATTGTATGGCGATCATTTGCGGCGACTTATGTGGAATTTATCTCAACATCCTGAGTTGGCTACTGCTTTAAAAAAGGTAGTGACGGCGGATTCTCCGATACAATTGGAACCGATGCAAGGATTTAAGTTACACAGTATGGGATTGGTGAATCTGCAAGGGAATGAAGTGACGCCTCGGTGCGATTTGTATTGTCAATATTTTCGGCTGCGTTTGAATCGTGTTCATGATTCTTGA
- a CDS encoding serine/threonine protein kinase, whose product MAWSAGQQLQRGKYTIEKELGSGRFGITYLARDRTSQRCVVKTLSDTLLNQLTPAELNRLQDKLWQEAVKLAQCKHPHIVRVKDSFKEGQQVCLVMEYIQGQDLTHANRLTEKEALRYIRQIGSALMVVHENNLVHRDVRPANIMMRQGKREAVLIDFGLAVGFDHPLTTINPTTADGFTPLELYHVDAERGAYTDVYSLAATLYQLLTGEKPPSVRDRSLARAKLKPPQDVNPKMSDRTNQAILRGMALAPEERPQTMQEWLDLLGVVPQIPQPWRRWDLTMWLTIIGTIAGILSMIAGFLALKPPSAPPPETTPEITPTSQPIQPETQ is encoded by the coding sequence ATGGCTTGGTCGGCGGGACAGCAGTTGCAACGTGGCAAATATACGATTGAGAAGGAGTTAGGATCAGGACGGTTTGGGATAACCTATTTAGCACGCGATCGCACGTCCCAACGCTGTGTGGTGAAAACCCTGAGTGATACGTTACTCAATCAGCTTACTCCAGCAGAACTTAATCGGCTTCAGGATAAGTTGTGGCAAGAGGCGGTGAAGTTGGCGCAGTGCAAACACCCCCATATTGTTCGGGTTAAGGATTCGTTTAAAGAAGGTCAGCAGGTTTGTCTTGTCATGGAGTATATTCAGGGGCAAGATTTAACCCATGCTAATCGACTGACCGAAAAAGAAGCCTTACGCTATATTCGCCAAATTGGGTCAGCGTTGATGGTGGTGCATGAGAATAACTTAGTGCATCGGGATGTTCGACCTGCCAATATTATGATGCGTCAGGGGAAACGGGAGGCGGTGTTAATTGATTTTGGGTTAGCGGTGGGATTTGATCACCCGTTGACGACGATTAATCCGACAACTGCCGATGGGTTTACACCCCTGGAATTATATCATGTGGATGCCGAACGCGGCGCTTATACGGATGTGTATTCCTTAGCCGCCACATTGTATCAATTATTAACCGGAGAAAAACCGCCCAGTGTCCGCGATCGCAGTTTGGCAAGGGCTAAATTAAAGCCACCTCAAGACGTGAATCCCAAAATGAGCGATCGCACGAATCAGGCGATTCTGCGAGGGATGGCGTTAGCCCCCGAAGAACGCCCCCAAACGATGCAGGAATGGTTGGATTTATTGGGGGTTGTGCCTCAAATTCCCCAACCCTGGCGTCGTTGGGATTTGACGATGTGGTTAACCATTATTGGCACAATTGCTGGGATTTTGAGTATGATTGCTGGGTTTTTAGCGCTCAAGCCGCCCTCAGCACCACCACCAGAAACTACACCTGAGATTACGCCAACCTCACAACCGATTCAGCCAGAAACACAATAG
- a CDS encoding DUF433 domain-containing protein: MQIRDYFNFLAPDDIRIQDSRIGIESVLYEYIYRAKTPEEIAKQFESITLEQVYATILYYLHNTEEVRAYLADWLAFCRQQRDEQKQNPSPARQRFRKLKAESEVQQKYSDFTLFP; this comes from the coding sequence ATGCAAATTCGAGACTACTTCAATTTTCTTGCTCCTGATGATATCCGCATTCAGGACAGTCGCATCGGGATTGAAAGCGTTCTTTACGAGTATATTTACCGAGCTAAAACCCCTGAAGAAATCGCCAAACAATTTGAAAGTATTACCCTAGAACAGGTTTATGCGACGATTCTTTACTATCTACACAACACCGAAGAAGTGAGGGCTTACTTGGCAGATTGGTTAGCATTTTGCCGTCAACAGCGAGACGAGCAAAAACAGAATCCTTCTCCGGCACGACAGAGATTCCGTAAATTGAAAGCAGAGTCAGAAGTTCAGCAAAAATATTCTGATTTCACCCTCTTCCCCTAA
- a CDS encoding ABC transporter ATP-binding protein, whose amino-acid sequence MSQVVLENVYKSFPSRQEGSTVAPVTTEPLLTPTDEAPLVAVDQSSASSGNVNVLRRINLRVYDGEFMVLVGPSGCGKSTLLRVIAGLEELTGGKIWVGDRMVNDLPPKARNIAMVFQNYALYPHLSVYDNIAFGLRRTRVGLDYEKASTEKPLWVENALIRMTRSLPKQWRYFSDRERAIDDQVRYVAQLLQIEPLLNRRPKQLSGGQKQRVALGRAIARNPQVFLMDEPLSNLDAKLRAQTRSQIVRLQRQLGTTTLYVTHDQTEAMTMGDRIAVMNQGEIQQIAPPLELYNHPANRFVAEFIGSPPMNFIPVQIKAPLLIQHRQFRLTLPEIWQPFLQDYDGRSLILGIRPEHLSVSVPAPKNLSVTVEQVEALGNDTYLLVKLDRKIRLQARIPADHVVKVGDQIWLSINADKVHFFDERTGKAIRSN is encoded by the coding sequence GTGTCCCAGGTTGTTCTCGAAAACGTCTACAAAAGCTTTCCTAGTCGCCAGGAGGGGTCAACTGTCGCGCCTGTGACGACAGAACCCTTGCTCACTCCTACGGATGAAGCGCCACTGGTAGCCGTTGATCAATCCTCAGCGTCATCGGGAAACGTCAATGTTTTGCGGCGGATTAATCTGAGAGTCTACGATGGCGAGTTTATGGTACTGGTGGGTCCTTCGGGTTGTGGCAAAAGTACCCTGTTGCGGGTGATTGCGGGATTAGAGGAATTAACCGGGGGAAAAATTTGGGTAGGCGATCGCATGGTGAATGATTTACCGCCAAAAGCCCGTAATATCGCCATGGTGTTTCAAAATTATGCCCTTTATCCACACCTGAGCGTCTATGATAATATTGCCTTTGGCTTACGGCGGACAAGGGTGGGATTAGACTACGAAAAGGCTAGCACCGAGAAGCCGCTTTGGGTGGAAAATGCTTTAATTAGGATGACGCGATCGCTTCCCAAACAATGGCGCTATTTCTCCGATCGCGAACGGGCGATTGATGATCAGGTGCGCTATGTCGCCCAACTCCTGCAAATTGAACCCCTGCTGAATCGACGCCCCAAACAGCTATCCGGGGGACAAAAGCAACGAGTCGCCCTCGGGCGTGCGATCGCCCGGAATCCCCAAGTCTTTCTCATGGATGAACCCCTCTCCAATCTAGACGCCAAACTCCGGGCTCAAACCCGCAGTCAAATTGTGCGCTTACAACGCCAATTAGGAACCACCACCCTCTATGTCACCCACGATCAAACCGAAGCCATGACGATGGGCGATCGCATTGCGGTAATGAATCAGGGGGAAATTCAGCAAATCGCCCCTCCCCTAGAACTCTATAACCACCCTGCTAATCGCTTTGTCGCCGAATTTATCGGTTCTCCGCCGATGAACTTTATTCCGGTTCAAATTAAAGCCCCCCTGCTGATTCAGCATCGCCAATTTCGGCTCACGCTTCCAGAGATTTGGCAACCCTTTCTGCAAGACTATGATGGACGATCTTTAATTTTAGGAATTCGTCCCGAACATTTGAGTGTCAGTGTTCCCGCCCCGAAAAACTTATCGGTTACTGTTGAACAAGTCGAAGCCTTGGGCAATGATACCTATTTATTAGTGAAACTGGATCGGAAGATTCGATTACAAGCCCGAATACCTGCTGATCATGTCGTCAAAGTTGGCGATCAAATTTGGTTATCGATTAATGCGGATAAAGTTCATTTCTTTGATGAAAGAACAGGTAAAGCGATTCGGTCTAATTAG